One genomic segment of Desulfomicrobium sp. ZS1 includes these proteins:
- the pyrC gene encoding dihydroorotase: MLLLHSPMDMHVHLRQGDMLALVAPHTARDFAAAVVMPNLTPPVTSLAQVLDYRQEILRVTGESFTPLMTLFFRAYSRDELLAARPHIIGLKLYPAGMTTNSEAGLADMKQANATLALMEELGIPLLIHGEGCGFVMDREAAFLSVVQEWAKAFPRLRIVLEHVTTEAGIKLLDRFENLFATITLHHLLITLDDVLGGLMCPHLFCKPVAKRPEDRDALRRAALDHPRAFFGSDTAPHPVTAKEAPGCAAGIFSAPVALPALAGLFEELDALDRLQAFVSDRACAAYGLTPMARDVRLERRAWTVPQSIGCVVPYLAGQSLDWRVVD; the protein is encoded by the coding sequence ATGCTGCTTTTGCATTCCCCCATGGACATGCATGTCCATCTGCGTCAGGGCGACATGCTGGCCCTGGTCGCGCCGCACACGGCCCGGGACTTCGCCGCCGCCGTGGTCATGCCCAACCTGACCCCGCCCGTGACCAGCCTCGCGCAGGTTCTGGATTACCGGCAGGAAATACTGCGCGTGACTGGAGAATCCTTTACCCCGCTCATGACTCTTTTTTTTCGGGCCTATTCCAGGGACGAACTGTTGGCCGCAAGGCCGCACATCATCGGGCTCAAACTCTATCCCGCCGGAATGACGACCAACTCCGAGGCCGGTCTGGCCGACATGAAACAGGCCAACGCGACTTTGGCCCTCATGGAGGAGCTGGGCATCCCGCTGCTCATCCACGGTGAGGGCTGCGGGTTTGTCATGGACCGCGAAGCGGCCTTTTTGTCCGTGGTCCAGGAATGGGCGAAGGCATTCCCGCGTCTGCGCATCGTCCTCGAACACGTCACCACCGAGGCCGGAATAAAGCTCTTGGATCGTTTCGAAAATCTTTTTGCCACCATTACCCTGCATCATCTGCTCATCACCCTCGACGATGTTCTCGGCGGACTGATGTGCCCGCATCTTTTCTGCAAGCCCGTGGCCAAGCGTCCCGAAGACCGCGACGCCCTGCGCCGGGCGGCCCTCGACCATCCCCGGGCGTTCTTCGGCAGCGACACGGCCCCGCATCCGGTCACGGCCAAGGAAGCGCCGGGCTGCGCGGCCGGAATCTTTTCCGCGCCCGTAGCCCTGCCCGCCCTGGCCGGACTCTTCGAGGAACTGGACGCCCTGGACAGGCTGCAGGCCTTTGTCTCGGACCGGGCCTGCGCGGCCTACGGCCTGACTCCCATGGCCAGGGACGTGCGGCTTGAGCGCCGGGCCTGGACCGTGCCGCAGAGCATCGGCTGCGTCGTGCCCTATCTGGCCGGACAGTCCCTGGACTGGCGGGTGGTGGACTGA
- a CDS encoding YqaA family protein, which yields MEELLLEYGLYGLFVLSFLAATFLPVASEAALGGLILAGGDPYACVAAATIGNTLGAVTTWGVGRWGSEPFLTRLLGLSVSQRERAVRIFARYGSWSLLLAWTPILGDPLCAVAGLFGLSLKRFIPPVVLGKLARYAGLAYLLS from the coding sequence ATGGAAGAGCTGCTGCTTGAATACGGGCTGTACGGGCTTTTTGTCCTGTCCTTCTTGGCCGCCACGTTTTTGCCCGTGGCTTCAGAGGCCGCGCTGGGAGGGTTGATCCTGGCCGGCGGCGATCCGTATGCCTGCGTGGCGGCGGCCACGATCGGCAACACTCTGGGGGCCGTGACCACCTGGGGCGTGGGGCGGTGGGGCAGTGAACCATTTCTGACCCGCCTGCTGGGTCTCTCCGTTTCGCAACGCGAAAGGGCGGTGCGCATTTTCGCCCGTTACGGCTCGTGGAGCCTGCTCCTGGCCTGGACGCCCATACTCGGGGATCCGCTTTGCGCCGTGGCCGGGCTTTTCGGGCTGTCTTTGAAACGCTTCATTCCTCCGGTAGTGCTGGGCAAGCTGGCTCGCTACGCCGGACTTGCCTATCTTCTTTCCTGA
- a CDS encoding tRNA-dihydrouridine synthase, with product MHETPLFSTPLSVGGLTLPSRLVLAPMAGLGHVAYREVLGRFGGFGFMVTEMCNARAVPQESRRHSPVFRWRDEEAAGLVCQIFGGEPEVMADAARRIEAEGLMGVDINMGCSVAAICKKGYGAALLKDPERAVAIVRAVRRAVRCPVMVKFRSGWENSPDLAVDLARRFEDAGADLLTFHPRVAPDRRSRPPKWAHIRLVAEAVSIPVLGNGNAFCAADCLRMMEETGCAGVSIGRMAIARPWIFAQLALGFEPDEDIFLRTALEQIDAIWRHFEQARAIKMYKKYLPYLAANFVYGHSLWPELARGTTREEMTHNAERILGKRPAVASTPNAFLFTS from the coding sequence ATGCATGAGACCCCTCTTTTTTCGACGCCCCTGAGCGTGGGCGGCCTGACTTTGCCTTCGCGTCTTGTGCTCGCGCCCATGGCCGGGCTGGGGCATGTGGCGTATCGCGAAGTGCTGGGCCGCTTCGGGGGCTTCGGGTTCATGGTCACGGAGATGTGCAACGCCCGCGCCGTGCCGCAGGAAAGCCGCCGTCATTCCCCAGTGTTCCGCTGGCGTGACGAGGAGGCGGCAGGCCTGGTCTGCCAGATCTTTGGCGGCGAGCCTGAAGTCATGGCCGATGCGGCCCGGCGCATCGAGGCCGAGGGACTCATGGGCGTGGACATCAACATGGGCTGCTCCGTGGCCGCCATCTGCAAGAAAGGCTATGGGGCGGCGCTGCTCAAAGACCCCGAACGCGCCGTGGCCATCGTGCGGGCCGTGCGCCGGGCCGTGCGCTGCCCGGTCATGGTCAAGTTCCGCAGCGGCTGGGAGAATTCACCGGATCTGGCCGTGGATCTGGCCAGGCGTTTCGAGGACGCGGGGGCGGACCTTTTGACCTTTCATCCGCGCGTCGCCCCGGATCGCAGATCACGTCCGCCCAAATGGGCGCATATCCGCCTCGTGGCCGAGGCCGTGTCCATTCCCGTGCTCGGCAACGGCAACGCCTTTTGCGCTGCCGATTGCCTGAGGATGATGGAAGAGACGGGCTGCGCCGGGGTGTCCATCGGTCGCATGGCCATCGCCCGGCCCTGGATTTTCGCCCAACTGGCGCTTGGTTTCGAGCCGGACGAGGATATCTTCCTGCGCACTGCGCTGGAACAGATCGATGCCATCTGGAGGCATTTCGAGCAGGCTAGGGCCATCAAGATGTACAAGAAGTATCTTCCCTACCTGGCCGCCAATTTCGTCTACGGACACAGCCTGTGGCCGGAGCTGGCGCGCGGGACGACCCGGGAGGAGATGACGCACAACGCGGAGCGGATTCTGGGAAAAAGGCCTGCCGTCGCGTCCACCCCCAACGCCTTCCTGTTCACGTCCTGA
- a CDS encoding DUF4079 family protein, translating into MLWIHPLLQLAATFLALYVLSLGWPRFQANHLGKNGKFMWAEHVKLGKYAHILWMSGLVLGQYAVSKEWGHNGVTGNHYWVGQLMMPCIAAGYITGVIMDRKRMERRYLPLVHGVFNAVAVALALVQMVTGAVVIRDFLLS; encoded by the coding sequence ATGCTCTGGATTCATCCGTTGCTTCAACTCGCGGCCACCTTTCTGGCCCTGTACGTCCTGTCCCTCGGCTGGCCCCGTTTCCAGGCCAACCATCTGGGAAAAAATGGCAAGTTCATGTGGGCCGAGCATGTCAAACTCGGCAAGTACGCGCATATCCTGTGGATGAGCGGCCTGGTTCTGGGCCAGTACGCGGTGAGTAAGGAGTGGGGCCACAACGGCGTTACCGGCAATCATTACTGGGTCGGACAGTTGATGATGCCCTGCATCGCCGCCGGGTACATCACGGGCGTGATCATGGACCGCAAGCGGATGGAGCGTCGCTATCTGCCGCTGGTGCACGGGGTGTTCAATGCGGTGGCCGTGGCGCTGGCCCTGGTTCAGATGGTCACTGGCGCGGTGGTCATCCGGGATTTTCTGCTGTCCTGA